A genome region from Anopheles stephensi strain Indian chromosome 2, UCI_ANSTEP_V1.0, whole genome shotgun sequence includes the following:
- the LOC118506417 gene encoding mucin-19 isoform X4: protein MKEMVGGCCVCSDDRGWSENPLVYCDGQSCAVAVHQACYGIVTVPSGPWYCRKCESQERSARVRCELCPSRDGALKRTDNQGWAHVVCALYIPEVRFGNVTTMEPIILQLIPQERYNKTCYICQEMGKGSRATVGACMQCNKSGCKQQFHVTCAQQLGLLCEEAGNYLDNVKYCGYCQHHYSKLKKGGNVKTIPPYKPISHEANSSDGQSSPEKEMEPPSTQSHSGSASTAGSSGTGASGSGAGGSSSSSSGLKSSSRLSGEPNIGGSSSTSSSSSSSSSKQRKSSSASKSSSGSSSNPSLSSSSSSSVQAAGGAGSSGGSGMSGSSSMSALSSLSTTGSSGSSGISSMSGSGGIDDRRVSNSSSGIGGSGTAGSVSSSGSSSKSSSGSSGGTGGGGSGSSSSTSKEKDKYSKSRDKSSKSSKSSSSSGNSSTSGSAGNFNNSTTSTSSSSVGGSSSQSKDADMGTASGSSAGSLGSLGANSSSQSATQGGYSSTAGGSGNSSTGSSTNSSTKHHSDKLDKGSTGPVGSLSSSTGAGSGPGASVASPSTLIIKPPLDHSGSGKEQLSKEANAKTANSSNFSDSVVVNSESVYNHVGSGGNSGSTSVIESGKLAIGAGSGSTSSGSYGGGGGSSGTGSGSTTGGSNSGKKRKADARSTPTSSAGSNEMDSNRDLIRDVAVSLVPLSLNKTDHTDPLSIGVHEKNVKKAKTETNAPHQHPAAGTTAVPVPAPTEPNLQNVTPNLIQPTHASSIISSSSTSSSTTGKQQQQQQQQQHHQNASTNRSSPVIQQQTTAQNIIQSSSSSSNAGSSAPGSSAASSADRHHHHHHHQHLERHSPSMRASPAGGGANVITSLQHHSQSQQQDLLSPAGGSVLQSISPVPMSTIQRTASPSTLLGVGDSSNSSGGGGGGGGLKFSYEKQPPTTNARIAALQEEESSTGRRSRYGVEAGSTTSGVHPVIEMAGHGGSHGYHGGGSGGIISGYSNSSSNPPGGSKSNHQNINHSGTTNNNTIDNYHHQHAHQQPYHGGGGSAGHSVLTSVGSSNSSNNTVNSSISNSNNSILSSNINTSTITTTTTTTNTSSSTIASSSAASGSNSKNTTIISSNSGGGVSGATTTITGSHTNSTTGNNHTLANSSGSTIVTAVTTHPNKKHRGASHQQTIVELSPSPSTSRTPDMIVSSGAPYSMSSTQTASSSSSSTLYGGGGGGGGGGGGLKFSYEAQPTNPLAAVSTASMISNSVIAVPQVKDSPPSSPGSDAGGAASGTTIVSGRGTKRNRKMSSNAGPGGASTAPTIVPASIVAGAPPVNDAKDGKLFQNGGGSGGAGGGSIVSATHMLGNQLNPSSSVAQKMSEQLSMDIEAHTYVPGGPIDPGPTLMGPQFPGKNRANNPQPVMPVGGGGGGGNSLSSMLTGGGTATANGNTPQSLEQLLERQWEQGSQFLMEQAQHFDIASLLSCLHQLRSENIRLEDHVNNLVARRDHLLAVNARLAIPLNPTAALGGVGMIGGSGGPGGGGAGSAIAGGAAIGAGQGQFNNIHGNGPIDANVITNAATISSRSSRGQQHGGPQQQQSAQGPASHFGSGAGSNAAGLPQENGIDFRHTNSSHSATNSASIRRNSPSNQPYPPPGSAGTGGGTSRGSSVTSSSAAASSSTPAGETLSATGPARGNTMRSSGQGTVSTSSNSNSSNSSATGNGPTVVASSGLNSSGPGPYQATREQQQQTIYNTAHQPTHQLRRDDIPLLLEHHQQEHLPHHHQLPPHHHLSAPPPTLPQAPPSHTQHHPPAASVQPASQGHSVQQNHHHHQQPNNNSSIMPQTNPPSSSHQQMGRGVVAPVTTTSTARITAAHHHVPGHQHPRTIGSNHHHHYAPHPYMPAAQSHGNHLQHRPSPASPPPPPPPGNVSVMAAHHHHSAMNSHDGPPTAGRGQAISTPPPPSSQPAVVDRMVHSQRPPTH from the exons ATGAAGGAGATGGTCGGTGGATGTTGTGTCTGTTCAGACGATCGCGGCTGGTCGGAAAATCCGCTAGTGTACTGCGATGGTCAAAGTTGTGCTGTGGCCGTGCACCAGGCGTGCTACGGCATCGTAACCGTACCGAGTGGACCTTGGTACTGTCGGAAGTGTGAGAGTCAGGAGCGTTCGGCACGGGTCCGGTGCGAACTGTGCCCGTCGCGCGATGGAGCGCTCAAGCGAACGGACAACCAGGGATGGGCGCATGTCGTGTGCGCGCTCTACATTCCCGAGGTGCGTTTCGGCAACGTGACGACGATGGAACCGATCATCCTGCAGCTGATCCCACAGGAGCGGTACAATAAAA CATGTTACATCTGTCAGGAGATGGGCAAAGGATCCCGTGCCACGGTGGGAGCCTGCATGCAGTGTAACAAATCGGGCTGCAAGCAACAGTTTCACGTCACCTGTGCCCAACAGCTCGGGCTGCTGTGTGAGGAAGCCGGCAACTATCTGGACAATGTGAAATATTGCGGATACTGTCAGCATCACTACAGCAAATTG AAAAAGGGAGGCAACGTGAAAACGATTCCACCGTACAAACCCATCAGCCATGAGGCGAACTCAAGCGATGGACAATCGTCGCCcgagaaagaaatggaacCACCGTCGACTCAGTCACACTCCGGTAGCGCCAGTACCGCCGGTTCGAGCGGTACGGGCGCTAGTGGTAGCGGTGCCGGTGGAAGCAGTAGCTCCAGCAGTGGGCTTAAGTCTAGCAGCCGGCTGTCCGGGGAACCGAACATCGGTGGCTCATCGTCtacctcctcttcctcctcgtcaTCATCCTCCAAGCAGCGAAAGTCGTCGAGTGCATCCAAAAGCTCGAGTGGTTCCAGCTCGAACCCTTCCCTTTCGTCGTCCTCTTCGTCGTCGGTACAAGCTGCAGGTGGAGCAGGTTCCAGTGGTGGGTCCGGTATGTCCGGGTCTTCATCGATGTCCGCGTTGTCTTCGCTGTCTACCACGGGTTCGTCAGGTTCGTCCGGTATTTCGAGTAtgtccggaagcggtggaATCGACGATCGTCGCGTGAGCAATAGCAGTAGCGGTATTGGTGGTTCTGGCACAGCCGGAAGCGTTAGCAGTAGTGGCAGCTCGAGCAAGAGCAGTTCCGGTTCGTCCGGTggcaccggtggtggtggtagtggcagTTCAAGCAGTACCTCGAAGGAGAAGGATAAATATAGTAAAAGT CGCGACAAAAGCTCCAAATCCTCCAAATCATcaagcagcagcggcaacagtaGCACTAGTGGAAGTGCTGGCAATTTTAACAATAGTACAACAAGTACCAGCAGCAGTTCCGTCGGAGGAAGTTCAAGCCAATCGAAGGACGCCGATATGGGTACTGCGTCCGGATCGTCTGCTGGATCGCTGGGATCACTCGGCGCGAATTCGTCCTCCCAATCCGCAACGCAAGGCGGATATTCGTCGACCGCCGGTGGCAGTGGCAATAGTTCCACTGGCAGCAGTACCAACAGCTCGACCAAACATCACTCGGATAAGCTGGACAAGGGTAGCACCGGTCCGGTCGGATCACTATCTAGCAGCACGGGTGCTGGATCGGGACCGGGTGCATCGGTTGCGTCGCCCAGCACGCTTATCATAAAGCCACCGCTGGACCATTCCGGCAGTGGGAAAGAACAGCTGTCGAAGGAAGCGAACGCTAAAACAGCCAACTCAAGCAATTTCTCCGACTCGGTCGTGGTCAACTCGGAATCGGTGTACAATCACGTTGGTTCGGGCGGGAATTCTGGTTCGACGTCCGTGATCGAAAGCGGCAAGCTAGCGATCGGTGCGGGATCGGGCAGCACCTCGAGTGGTTcgtatggtggtggtggtggtagtagtggcACGGGCAGTGGCAGCACGACCGGAGGGAGTAATAGCGGTAAGAAACGGAAGGCCGATGCACGCTCCACCCCAACGTCATCCGCTGGAAGCAATGAGATGGATTCTAATCG TGACCTGATAAGGGATGTCGCAGTATCGCTAGTGCCATTGTCGCTGAACAAAACCGATCATACTGATCCTTTGTCGATCGGAGTGCacgagaaaaatgtgaaaaag GCGAAAACCGAAACGAACGCCCCGCACCAGCATCCGGCAGCGGGCACGACGGCGGTGCCGGTTCCAGCACCGACGGAACCGAACCTGCAGAATGTCACACCGAACCTCATCCAGCCGACGCACGCCTCGAGCATCATTTCATCCTCCTCCACCTCATCCTCGACCACcggaaaacagcagcagcagcagcagcaacaacaacaccatcag AATGCCAGCACGAACCGGTCTAGTCCCGTGATACAGCAGCAAACGACGGCCCAGAACATTATACAGTCGTCTTCCTCCAGCTCCAACGCCGGCTCATCCGCTCCCGGTAGTTCTGCAGCTTCATCCGCCGACcggcaccaccatcatcatcatcatcaacatctcGAGCGCCACTCACCGTCGATGCGAGCGTCcccggccggtggtggtgccaATGTTATAACCTCACTGCAGCACCACAGCCAATCACAGCAGCAGGATCTGCTGTCCCCTGCCGGTGGTTCCGTGCTGCAGAGCATTTCGCCCGTCCCGATGAGCACGATCCAGCGCACCGCCTCACCATCGACGCTGCTCGGCGTTGGCGACAGCAGTAacagtagtggtggtggtggcggtggcggcgggcTAAAGTTTAGCTACGAAAAGCAACCGCCAACGACGAATGCGCGGATAGCGGCGCTACAGGAAGAGGAATCGTCTACCGGGCGGCGATCCAGGTACGG GGTCGAGGCTGGATCTACTACCTCCGGGGTGCATCCGGTAATAGAAATGGCGGGCCATGGCGGTTCACATGGCTATcacggtggtggtagtggtgggaTCATTTCCGGCTactccaacagcagcagcaacccacCCGGTGGCAGCAAATCTAACCACCAGAACATCAACCATTCcggcaccaccaacaacaacaccattgacaactatcatcatcagcacgcTCATCAACAACCGTatcacggtggtggtggttccgcTGGCCACAGCGTACTAACCAGCGTCGGCAGTagtaacagcagcaacaacactgTCAACAGTAGTATTAGTAACAGTAACAACAGTATCCTTAGCAGCAATATTAACACCTCCAcaattaccaccaccaccaccaccaccaacacctcctcctccaccatcGCAAGCAGTAGTGCTGCTAGTGGCAGTAACAGCaaaaacaccaccatcatcagtaGCAATAGCGGGGGCGGTGTGAGcggcgccaccaccaccatcaccggcaGCCACACTAACAGCACAACCGGCAACAACCATACACTAGCAAACAGTAGCGGCAGTACCATCGTAACGGCGGTTACCACCCATCCGAACAAGAAGCACCGTGGCGCTTCGCACCAGCAAACAATCGTTGAACTTTCGCCATCACCATCTACTTCCAGAACGCCGGATATGATCGTATCGAGCGGCGCACCGTACAGCATGAGCTCCACGCAGACCGCCTCCTCTTCGTCCTCCTCCACCctgtacggtggtggtggtggtggtggcggtggcggtggaggcTTGAAGTTCTCGTACGAAGCACAACCAACGAATCCGCTGGCGGCCGTTTCTACCGCATCCATGATCAGCAACAGCGTGATTGCCGTGCCGCAGGTGAAGGACTCGCCGCCCAGCTCTCCGGGATCGGATGCGGGTGGCGCCGCTTCCGGCACCACGATCGTTAGTGGCCGTGGCACGAAACGTAATCGTAAGATGTCGTCCAATGCTGGGCCGGGTGGTGCATCGACGGCACCCACGATTGTGCCGGCGTCGATCGTAGCAGGAGCTCCCCCAGTAAACGATGCGAAGGATGGGAAGCTGTTTCAGAATGGGGGCGGTAGCGGTGGTGCAGGAGGTGGTTCGATCGTGTCCGCTACCCACATGCTAGGCAATCAGCTGAATCCGAGCAGCAGCGTGGCACAAAAAATGTCCGAACAGCTGAGCATGGACATCGAAGCGCACACGTACGTACCCGGTGGTCCGATCGATCCGGGGCCAACGCTAATGGGACCACAGTTCCCGGGAAAG AATCGCGCCAATAACCCACAACCGGTAATGCCggtcggcggtggtggcggtggcggcaacTCGTTAAGCTCGATGCTAACGGGCGGTGGTACGGCGACGGCTAATGGCAACACTCCGCAAAGCTTGGAACAGCTGCTGGAGCGGCAATGGGAACAAGGATCTCAGTTTCTTATGGAACAAGCGCAACACTTCGACA TTGCCTCGCTCCTGTCCTGTCTTCATCAGCTGCGGAGTGAAAACATTCGGTTGGAAGATCACGTCAATAATTTGGTTGCCCGACGGGATCATCTGTTGGCCGTGAATGCTCGGCTAGCGATACCGCTCAACCCTACTGCAGCCCTCGGTGGGGTTGGCATGATCGGAGGATCGGGCGGTCctggtggtggaggagcagGATCGGCTATTGCCGGTGGCGCGGCTATCGGAGCTGGTCAAG GACAATTTAACAACATCCACGGCAACGGTCCAATCGATGCGAACGTCATCACCAACGCCGCCACAATCTCGAGCCGATCCAGCCGGGGACAGCAGCACGGTGgtccgcaacagcagcagtccgCGCAAGGTCCCGCCAGTCACTTTGGGTCCGGTGCGGGAAGCAATGCGGCCGGACTGCCGCAAGAAAATGGCATCGATTTCCGGCACACCAACTCCTCCCATTCGGCCACAAACAGCGCTTCGATAAG GCGTAATTCACCTTCAAACCAACCGTACCCACCACCGGGGTCTGCCGGCACCGGTGGAGGCACCTCACGAGGATCATCCGTGACGTCCTCATCGGCAGCAGCTTCATCCAGCACACCGGCCGGCGAAACGCTCTCCGCCACCGGACCGGCACGCGGTAACACGATGCGATCCTCCGGCCAAGGAACTGTGTCCACCAGTAGTAACAGCaatagcagcaacagcagtgccaCCGGTAATGGGCCAACGGTAGTAGCTAGTAGCGGCTTGAACAGTTCCGGACCCGGCCCTTATCAGGCAACgcgcgaacagcagcagcaaacgatcTACAACACCGCACATCAG CCTACACACCAATTACGCCGAGACGAT ATACCGCTCTTGCTCGAGCACCATCAGCAGGAACATTTGCCTCACCATCACCAACTTCctccccaccaccacctttcCGCTCCACCTCCTACCCTTCCACAGGCTCCTCCATCCCATACGCAGCATCACCCGCCGGCAGCGTCGGTGCAGCCGGCATCGCAAGGACATTCGGTGCAGcagaaccatcatcatcatcagcaaccgaacaacaacagcagtatTATGCCACAAACAAAtcccccctcgtcgtcccacCAGCAGATGGGACGGGGGGTAGTGGCACCGGTAACAACCACCAGCACGGCAAGGATCACTGCCGCGCATCATCACGTACCGGGCCACCAGCATCCTCGAACGATCGGTTcgaaccatcatcaccactatGCTCCACATCCGTACATGCCGGCGGCCCAATCGCACGGGAACCACCTGCAACACCGACCGTCACCAGcctccccaccaccacccccaccacccGGAAACGTCAGCGTGATGGcggcccatcatcatcactcgGCGATGAACTCGCACGACGGTCCACCGACAGCCGGGCGGGGACAAGCTATCAgtacgccaccaccaccgtcatccCAGCCGGCAGTGGTGGACCGGATGGTACACTCCCAGCGGCCACCAACTCACTGA